In Cyprinus carpio isolate SPL01 chromosome B16, ASM1834038v1, whole genome shotgun sequence, the following are encoded in one genomic region:
- the LOC109074284 gene encoding protein rapunzel-like codes for MAENEILEDQDKLKRGLVKVLECVATISSAAAVVNPIFGMAGSLIRVVLHHVDDKDIQKLKREFGSVNRALDEISQQNQNVLLQIRKETVDGLYCRVEENIRNQFSKFMDTVEVSAAHEQRKKEFEMSFVINQCDQNLHTLYGGVMGESKLFCQPILEVYMKHSQGDQRVMENLCTRLTYLFCAGLIALMSYAAIVGDDEEALRIEWEEKMKDVAKKMSEVLNSYK; via the coding sequence ATGGCTGAAAATGAGATCTTAGAAGACCAAGACAAGCTGAAGAGGGGTCTAGTGAAGGTTCTGGAATGCGTGGCCACCATCTCGTCTGCAGCAGCGGTGGTCAATCCCATCTTCGGCATGGCTGGTTCTCTCATCCGTGTGGTTCTACATCATGTGGATGACAAAGACATTCAGAAACTCAAACGTGAATTTGGCAGCGTGAATCGAGCCCTGGACGAAATCTCACAGCAGAACCAGAATGTACTGCTTCAGATCAGGAAGGAGACTGTGGACGGCCTGTACTGTCGTGTAGAAGAAAACATTCGTAATCAGTTCTCCAAATTCATGGACACTGTGGAGGTATCGGCAGCACATGAACAGCGCAAGAAAGAATTTGAAATGAGCTTTGTGATCAATCAGTGTGACCAGAACCTCCACACGCTGTACGGCGGTGTGATGGGTGAATCGAAGCTCTTCTGTCAGCCCATCCTAGAGGTCTACATGAAACATTCACAGGGTGACCAGCGTGTCATGGAAAACCTCTGCACTCGACTCACATACTTGTTCTGCGCCGGTCTCATTGCTCTGATGAGTTACGCTGCCATCGTCGGGGATGATGAGGAAGCTCTGCGCATCGAGTGGGAAGAGAAAATGAAAGATGTGGCCAAAAAGATGTCAGAAGTGTTAAACAGTTATAAGTGA